The nucleotide sequence ATACCATTGTAAATAAGTTTATTTTCAAAATAGTGGGTGTTTAATATACTTCCAATAATAATAGTTAGTAGTTTAGCAATTTCTATTTCAAAATTTTTCAAAAAAAGATATATTAAAATTAACAAAATAAAAAAATTTAATAAATATTTTTTTCTATCATCCATTTGTGGTAACCTCTTTTACTTTGTCTATTTGATTCATAGCTTTATTGTTTATTGCTAAATTTGATTCTAAATTTGATTCCTTGGCAGATGCTGATGCACTTTTTGTAGTTTTTAAGTAATAAAATCCAACAATTGTAGCTGTAGCAACAATTCCAGCTAATAAAAGGGCAAATTCTAATGACAATTGCCCTTTATTCGAAAATATTTTTTTCATTACCATCTCCTCGTTATGTAATTTATAGTTAGTAATGTAGTAATTAAAATAAGAATTTCAATTGAGAGCGGAATTGGAATACTTTTTTCTTCTATCCCAACTGAAACGAATCTTACTGTCGAATCTATATTCCCACTATCATCTATAACTGTTAATTTAACTGTATATGTTCCACTTTTATCATATTTATAGGAAATTGTTGGAGTTGTTGTATTTATTTTGTATCCATCCCCAAAATCCCAGATGTATTTCACAATATTCCCATCAATATCATAAGAGCTTGAAGCGTCAAAGGTTACATTTAAGCCGTTTATTGTGAAATTGAATTTTGCAATTGGAGGATAGTTTGTTTCTCCTCTAATTAGTATTGTTTTTGATATCTTATCACTCACTCCTACATCATTCCAAACAGTTAACGTTACAGTATAAACTCCCTCTCTTGAATATTTATGTGAAGGATTTTTTTCGTTGGATGTAGTTCCATCTCCAAAATCCCAGAACCATTTTACAATACTTCCAGGGTTAGATACTGATTTATCTGCAAAGTTTATAATTGTGTTAACCTTAGCTGTTGAAGGGCTTTCAAAATCTGCCTTAACATAATATACAGTTATTGTCTTTGATATCGTGTTAGATGAATTTAATTCATCGTAAACTGTAAGTTTTACTAAGTACGTTCCACTTCTATTATATTCATGTGAAATCGTTGGAGTTGTTGTATTTATTTTGTATCCATCCCCAAAATCCCACTTATATAATTTAATAGCTCCTTCTGTATCATAAGATAATAATGCGTCAAAGGTTACAGTTTCATTAACTTCTGGATATTTTGGACTATAAGTGAACTGTGCAATAGGAGGATTATTTATAACTTCAAATTTAACTTCAGTGGAGCTCTTTCCACCAAATCCATCCCAAACAGTTAATATTGCAGTGTAATTTCCAACATTAAACTTAT is from Methanocaldococcus bathoardescens and encodes:
- a CDS encoding class III signal peptide domain-containing protein, archaeosortase D/PIP-CTERM system-associated, giving the protein MKKIFSNKGQLSLEFALLLAGIVATATIVGFYYLKTTKSASASAKESNLESNLAINNKAMNQIDKVKEVTTNG